A portion of the Avibacterium sp. 20-132 genome contains these proteins:
- the dusA gene encoding tRNA dihydrouridine(20/20a) synthase DusA has translation MTQQKSTKNTPHFYRGRFSVAPMLDWTTRHCRYFHRQFSQHALLYTEMITTGAIIHAKYDHLEFDLAENPVALQLGGSDPEQLQHCAKLAAERGYQEINLNVGCPSDRVQNGMFGACLMAKANLVADCVQRMQSVVDIPVTVKTRIGIDDLDSYEFLCDFVQKVTQASCQELIVHARKAWLSGLSPKENREIPPLDYERVYQLKRDFPQLLISINGGIKTIEEMQQHLRYVDGVMVGREAYQNPSLLGYIDHALFDPQCPIVHPKEAVEKMFPYIEQQLAQGVHLNHITRHMLGAFQHCKGARQWRRHLSENAHKTGAGIEIVEQALAFVEA, from the coding sequence ATGACCCAACAAAAATCAACAAAAAACACACCGCACTTTTATCGTGGGCGATTTTCTGTTGCTCCAATGCTTGATTGGACAACGCGCCATTGCCGTTATTTCCATCGCCAATTCAGTCAGCACGCATTGCTTTATACGGAAATGATCACCACAGGTGCAATTATTCACGCCAAGTACGATCATTTGGAATTTGATCTGGCAGAAAACCCTGTGGCACTTCAACTTGGCGGGAGTGATCCCGAACAATTACAACATTGTGCAAAACTTGCCGCAGAGCGTGGTTATCAAGAAATTAATTTAAACGTGGGTTGCCCGTCTGATCGCGTGCAAAACGGAATGTTTGGTGCTTGCCTGATGGCGAAAGCGAATTTAGTTGCAGATTGTGTGCAGCGTATGCAGTCTGTGGTGGATATTCCTGTCACGGTAAAAACCCGTATTGGCATTGATGATCTTGATAGCTATGAATTTCTCTGTGATTTCGTGCAGAAAGTGACACAAGCAAGCTGTCAAGAATTGATCGTCCACGCACGCAAAGCGTGGCTCAGTGGATTAAGCCCGAAGGAAAATCGTGAAATTCCCCCCCTTGATTATGAGCGTGTTTATCAGCTAAAACGGGATTTTCCACAACTTTTAATCAGCATTAACGGCGGGATTAAAACCATTGAAGAAATGCAACAACATCTGCGTTATGTGGATGGCGTAATGGTTGGGCGTGAAGCTTATCAAAACCCGAGTTTATTAGGCTATATTGACCACGCCTTGTTTGATCCACAATGCCCTATTGTTCATCCAAAAGAGGCAGTGGAAAAAATGTTCCCCTATATCGAACAACAACTTGCGCAAGGCGTTCATCTTAATCACATCACCCGCCATATGCTTGGCGCATTCCAACATTGCAAAGGCGCTCGTCAATGGCGCAGACATCTCAGCGAAAACGCCCATAAAACGGGGGCAGGCATTGAAATCGTGGAACAGGCTTTGGCTTTTGTGGAAGCCTAA
- a CDS encoding pirin family protein: MSVDKLNAITKDVGGIPVARLLPQAGKRTIGAWCFLDHAGPSEFTDDNAGLQVGAHPHTNLQTFTWMLEGEVWHQDSLGYRQLIKPKQVNLMTAGTGSQRGISHTEQTPEGVHQLHAVQLWIALPMDQEIEPNFQHYPQLPEWQENGVNYILTTGSYQGRTAPTQQYSPLVGVDIQFQQSQTLRIEQQPNFEYGVLVLKGNVEIEGHIYQQDQLVSLTDCQTHEFNIKGEAGSHIMLLGGEPLTHKTLVWWNFVADSQAALRQAVEDWNNGHSRFGHIDLEGTRLRRLIAPEMPAKLVE; the protein is encoded by the coding sequence ATGAGCGTAGATAAATTAAATGCAATAACCAAAGATGTCGGTGGCATTCCTGTAGCGCGTTTGTTACCACAAGCGGGTAAGCGTACCATTGGGGCGTGGTGTTTTCTTGATCACGCAGGGCCATCAGAATTTACCGATGATAATGCGGGCTTGCAAGTCGGTGCGCATCCACATACCAATTTACAGACGTTTACGTGGATGCTTGAAGGGGAAGTTTGGCATCAAGATAGCCTTGGTTATCGTCAATTAATTAAGCCCAAACAAGTGAATTTAATGACTGCTGGCACTGGTAGCCAGCGTGGCATTAGCCATACGGAACAAACCCCTGAAGGCGTGCATCAGCTTCACGCGGTACAGCTTTGGATTGCGCTCCCAATGGATCAAGAGATTGAGCCAAATTTTCAACATTATCCTCAATTGCCTGAATGGCAGGAAAATGGCGTAAATTATATTTTAACCACCGGTAGCTATCAAGGCAGAACCGCACCAACACAGCAATATAGCCCATTAGTTGGCGTAGATATTCAATTTCAACAGTCCCAAACACTGCGTATAGAACAGCAACCAAACTTTGAATATGGCGTACTGGTACTGAAAGGCAACGTAGAGATTGAGGGGCATATTTACCAACAAGATCAACTGGTTAGTTTAACGGATTGCCAAACCCACGAATTTAACATCAAAGGGGAAGCGGGCAGCCATATTATGTTGCTCGGGGGAGAACCGCTCACACATAAAACCTTAGTGTGGTGGAATTTTGTCGCAGATAGTCAAGCGGCTTTGCGTCAAGCTGTGGAGGATTGGAATAATGGGCATTCGCGTTTTGGACATATTGATCTAGAAGGTACGCGCTTACGTCGCTTAATTGCACCTGAAATGCCTGCCAAATTAGTGGAATAA
- a CDS encoding NADPH-dependent FMN reductase — MNISLIIGSLSKQSINRSIANYIVAQFPAEVKVQEVRIDDLPLYTQDRDKESVAEYDRVREQIKMADAVLIVSPEHNRAIPAATKNIIDIASRPYGQNLWQGKKVAIVTASPGAYGGINAGLQIRQSLQSIGANVLISPEVFLSRVTQALNEQGEVADERTAVFLSKFAQTFIQWAKA; from the coding sequence ATGAACATTTCGCTGATTATTGGCAGTTTAAGCAAACAATCTATTAATCGAAGTATTGCAAATTACATCGTTGCTCAGTTTCCTGCTGAGGTAAAGGTGCAGGAAGTACGCATTGATGATTTGCCTCTTTACACACAAGATCGCGATAAGGAAAGCGTGGCAGAATATGATCGCGTGCGTGAGCAAATTAAAATGGCTGATGCAGTACTCATTGTTAGCCCTGAACATAATCGCGCAATACCTGCAGCCACGAAAAATATCATTGATATTGCTTCTCGACCTTATGGACAAAATTTATGGCAAGGTAAGAAAGTGGCTATTGTTACTGCCTCACCGGGCGCTTATGGCGGGATTAATGCGGGTCTGCAAATTCGTCAAAGTTTACAAAGTATTGGTGCGAACGTGCTGATTTCTCCAGAAGTTTTTCTTAGCCGTGTGACGCAAGCGCTTAATGAACAAGGGGAAGTAGCAGATGAACGCACCGCGGTTTTTTTAAGTAAGTTTGCACAAACTTTTATTCAATGGGCGAAAGCATAA